From the Leptolyngbya sp. CCY15150 genome, one window contains:
- a CDS encoding transglutaminase family protein: protein MRLNAGCELLFETAEPAPLILMLQPQRGSAQHILQTSLQFEPQVPTVDYADSYGNLCQRLVVPTGQLRVRSTVTAEVADRIHVQFGAEFVPVQDLPHATLQFLLPSRYCQSDLMADLANDIVADIEPAYDQVEAIRHWIHTHIDYQYDTSNASTSALETEQNRVGVCRDFVHLGIALCRSLTIPARMVVGYLYDLKPMDLHAWFEAYVGDRWYTFDATQAEPRGDRIIIAYGRDAADVALATQYGPLQLTEMEVWVQAASQ, encoded by the coding sequence ATGCGACTCAATGCCGGGTGTGAACTTTTGTTTGAGACAGCGGAGCCTGCGCCGCTTATTTTGATGCTGCAACCCCAGAGGGGATCAGCCCAACACATTCTTCAGACCAGCCTACAGTTTGAGCCCCAAGTGCCCACCGTGGACTACGCAGATAGCTACGGCAACCTCTGTCAGCGGCTGGTAGTACCCACCGGGCAACTGCGGGTGCGCAGTACCGTCACCGCTGAAGTTGCCGATCGCATCCATGTGCAGTTTGGGGCCGAATTTGTGCCCGTGCAAGACCTGCCCCACGCTACCCTTCAGTTTCTCTTGCCCAGCCGCTACTGTCAGTCCGACCTGATGGCCGATTTAGCCAACGACATTGTGGCCGACATCGAGCCTGCCTACGACCAAGTTGAGGCCATCCGCCACTGGATTCACACCCATATCGACTACCAATACGACACCAGCAATGCCTCTACCTCAGCCTTAGAAACCGAACAAAACCGAGTCGGCGTCTGCCGCGATTTTGTCCACCTAGGCATCGCCCTCTGCCGTAGCCTCACCATCCCAGCCCGCATGGTCGTGGGTTATCTGTACGACCTCAAGCCGATGGATCTACACGCCTGGTTTGAGGCCTACGTGGGCGATCGCTGGTATACCTTTGATGCAACTCAGGCAGAACCTCGGGGCGATCGCATCATCATTGCCTATGGTCGAGACGCCGCCGACGTGGCCCTGGCTACCCAGT